One Lysinibacillus fusiformis genomic window carries:
- the lysS gene encoding lysine--tRNA ligase has protein sequence MKQVSNIEELNDQLLVRRQKMTTIRENGQDPFGSRFERTHLSTEVREQFADQTKEQLEENLQEVIIAGRIMTKRGKGKAGFAHIQDLGGQIQIYVRQDHVGEEAYELFKQADLGDIVGIRGNVFRTQVGELSVKAEGFTFLTKALRPMPEKFHGLQDVEQRYRQRYLDLMTNEDSKNTFITRSKIIRAIRNYLDNEGYLEVETPMLHTIAGGAAARPFITHHNALDMELYMRIAIELHLKRLIVGGLEKVYEIGRVFRNEGISTRHNPEFTMIELYEAYADYKDIMSLTENLIAHVAQEVLGSTTVQYGEDEINLAAGWKRVHMVDAVKEATGVDFWQVMTKEQAQALAQEHGVEVKPSHEVGHIINEFFEQKIEETLVQPTFVFGHPVEISPLAKKNPEDERFTDRFELFIVRREHANAFTELNDPIDQRERFEAQLAEKEAGNDEAHDMDNDFVEALEYGMPPTGGLGIGIDRLIMLLTNSPSIRDVLLFPTMRHITK, from the coding sequence GTGAAACAAGTGTCAAACATAGAAGAATTAAATGATCAGCTTTTGGTGAGACGCCAAAAAATGACGACTATTCGTGAAAATGGTCAAGATCCATTTGGTAGCCGTTTTGAACGAACACATTTATCAACCGAAGTACGTGAACAATTTGCGGATCAAACAAAAGAGCAGCTAGAAGAAAACCTTCAAGAGGTTATTATCGCGGGTCGTATTATGACAAAGCGTGGTAAAGGGAAAGCTGGCTTTGCACATATTCAAGATTTAGGTGGGCAAATTCAAATTTATGTTCGCCAAGACCACGTTGGTGAAGAGGCTTACGAATTATTCAAACAAGCTGACTTAGGTGATATCGTAGGTATTCGTGGTAACGTCTTCCGCACACAAGTAGGAGAGCTTTCAGTAAAAGCAGAAGGATTTACATTCCTAACGAAGGCATTACGTCCAATGCCAGAGAAATTCCACGGTTTACAGGATGTAGAGCAACGTTACCGTCAACGTTACTTAGATTTAATGACAAATGAAGATAGCAAAAACACATTTATTACACGTTCTAAAATCATTCGCGCTATTCGAAACTACTTAGATAATGAAGGTTATTTGGAAGTCGAAACGCCAATGCTTCATACAATTGCTGGTGGTGCAGCGGCTCGTCCGTTTATTACACACCATAATGCGCTGGATATGGAACTCTATATGCGTATCGCTATTGAATTGCACTTAAAACGTTTAATCGTTGGTGGACTTGAAAAAGTATATGAAATTGGCCGTGTTTTCCGTAACGAAGGTATTTCAACACGTCACAATCCTGAATTCACAATGATCGAGCTATACGAAGCTTACGCAGACTACAAAGATATTATGTCTCTAACGGAAAACCTAATTGCACATGTAGCGCAAGAAGTTCTTGGCTCGACAACAGTTCAATATGGAGAAGATGAAATTAACCTCGCTGCAGGTTGGAAACGTGTCCATATGGTAGATGCCGTTAAAGAAGCTACAGGTGTAGACTTCTGGCAAGTTATGACAAAGGAACAGGCGCAAGCGCTAGCTCAGGAACATGGAGTAGAAGTTAAACCTTCACATGAAGTGGGTCATATCATTAATGAGTTTTTCGAGCAAAAAATAGAAGAGACACTTGTACAGCCAACATTTGTATTTGGACACCCAGTAGAAATCTCACCTCTAGCTAAGAAAAATCCAGAGGACGAGCGTTTCACAGACCGTTTTGAACTGTTTATCGTTCGTCGCGAGCATGCAAATGCATTCACAGAACTTAATGATCCAATCGATCAACGAGAACGCTTTGAAGCGCAATTAGCTGAAAAAGAAGCTGGTAACGATGAAGCGCACGATATGGATAATGATTTCGTAGAAGCTTTGGAATATGGTATGCCGCCAACAGGTGGTTTAGGTATCGGTATCGACCGTTTAATCATGCTTCTAACAAACTCTCCATCAATCCGTGACGTACTATTATTCCCAACGATGCGCCACATTACAAAATAA
- the dusB gene encoding tRNA dihydrouridine synthase DusB: MSQTTEKPFQIGDIVMDNRVVLAPMAGICNSAFRLTVKEFGAGLVYAEMISDKGIVYKNEKTLGMLYIDERENPLSLQIFGGDKATLVEAAKYVDENTTADIIDINMGCPVNKIIKCEAGARLLLDPHKIYEMVAAVVDAVKKPVTVKMRIGWDDQHVFAVENAQAVERAGASAVAVHGRTRVQMYEGKANWDIIRQVKENVSIPVLGNGDVETPQDAKRMLETTGVDAVMIGRAALGNPWMIYRTVQYLETGELKEEPGVREKIDVCLLHFERLIQLKGENVAVREMRKHASWYLKGIRGNGKARNAINQTETAVELRALLNELVQEYEESESNLLIPEPKEMIL, encoded by the coding sequence TTGAGTCAGACAACTGAGAAGCCGTTCCAAATTGGCGACATTGTCATGGACAACCGTGTCGTATTAGCACCAATGGCAGGAATATGTAACTCTGCTTTCCGTTTAACAGTTAAGGAATTTGGAGCAGGGCTTGTATATGCTGAGATGATTAGTGATAAAGGGATTGTCTATAAGAACGAAAAAACATTAGGTATGCTGTATATCGATGAACGTGAAAATCCGCTATCTTTGCAGATTTTTGGTGGAGATAAAGCGACATTAGTAGAAGCAGCAAAGTATGTAGACGAAAATACAACGGCGGATATTATTGATATTAATATGGGTTGCCCAGTTAATAAAATCATTAAATGTGAAGCGGGTGCCCGATTACTTTTAGATCCACATAAAATATACGAAATGGTAGCAGCTGTTGTTGATGCGGTGAAAAAGCCAGTCACTGTAAAAATGCGAATTGGTTGGGATGATCAGCATGTATTTGCGGTTGAAAATGCTCAAGCTGTAGAACGTGCTGGTGCTTCAGCGGTAGCAGTGCACGGTCGTACACGTGTTCAAATGTATGAAGGTAAAGCAAATTGGGATATTATTCGTCAAGTAAAAGAAAACGTATCTATTCCTGTGCTTGGAAATGGCGATGTCGAAACGCCGCAAGATGCGAAGCGTATGCTTGAAACAACTGGAGTAGATGCAGTGATGATTGGCCGTGCTGCATTAGGGAATCCATGGATGATTTATCGTACCGTGCAGTATTTGGAAACAGGTGAACTAAAAGAAGAGCCAGGTGTACGAGAAAAAATTGATGTGTGTTTATTACATTTCGAACGTCTTATTCAATTAAAAGGTGAAAACGTAGCCGTGCGTGAAATGCGCAAGCATGCATCATGGTACTTGAAAGGCATTCGTGGTAACGGTAAAGCACGTAATGCTATTAACCAAACAGAAACGGCTGTGGAGCTTCGTGCCCTATTAAATGAACTTGTCCAAGAATATGAGGAAAGCGAATCTAATCTTCTTATTCCAGAGCCAAAAGAAATGATTCTATAA
- the folK gene encoding 2-amino-4-hydroxy-6-hydroxymethyldihydropteridine diphosphokinase, with translation MNNVFLSIGTNIGERYDNLQQAIKLLMELEKIEVVRISSIYETAAVGFTDQADFLNIAISIKTSYSPSEMLEICQSVENELGRVREFRWGPRIIDLDILLYNHENIETESLIVPHPRMYERAFVLVPLIEITSTPVGEQLQLAHDTLKQLNCENEGVTLWKESLEQNIVHSVK, from the coding sequence ATGAATAATGTCTTTCTGTCAATTGGTACAAATATTGGCGAGCGTTATGATAATCTTCAGCAAGCTATTAAGCTTTTAATGGAGTTGGAAAAAATAGAGGTTGTCCGAATTTCATCAATTTATGAAACAGCGGCTGTGGGCTTTACAGATCAAGCAGATTTTTTAAATATTGCTATTTCTATTAAAACGAGTTATTCTCCTTCTGAAATGTTGGAAATTTGCCAGTCAGTTGAAAACGAACTAGGACGTGTTCGTGAATTTCGTTGGGGTCCTCGAATCATTGACCTTGATATTTTACTCTATAATCACGAAAATATTGAAACAGAGAGCTTAATTGTTCCACATCCAAGAATGTATGAACGGGCTTTTGTGTTAGTACCACTGATAGAAATTACATCTACACCAGTGGGCGAGCAATTACAGCTTGCTCATGATACGTTGAAACAGTTGAATTGTGAAAATGAAGGCGTAACTCTATGGAAAGAATCGCTAGAGCAAAATATCGTGCATTCCGTTAAATAA
- the folB gene encoding dihydroneopterin aldolase: MDYIHLKDMQFYGYHGVLAAETTLGQRFRANVSLAVDMTKAGETDDLVYTVNYAEVYAICRDIAEGEPFKLIEALVSKIANTILQAYPDKVKGVRVELIKPDPPIQGYYKEVSVEVTRGEYR, translated from the coding sequence ATGGATTATATTCATTTAAAGGACATGCAGTTTTACGGCTATCACGGTGTGTTAGCGGCGGAAACTACCCTAGGTCAACGCTTCCGTGCCAATGTTTCCCTTGCGGTTGATATGACAAAAGCGGGTGAAACGGATGATTTGGTTTATACAGTGAATTATGCTGAGGTATATGCGATATGCCGTGACATTGCAGAAGGTGAACCCTTTAAACTAATTGAAGCGCTTGTATCAAAAATTGCCAACACTATACTACAAGCATATCCTGACAAAGTAAAAGGTGTTCGCGTGGAGCTTATTAAGCCAGATCCACCAATACAGGGCTATTACAAAGAGGTATCTGTTGAAGTGACGAGAGGTGAATACCGATGA
- the folP gene encoding dihydropteroate synthase yields MLEKYKTPLTINGITLDYTSETFVMGILNVTPDSFSDGGKYNNVEAAVAQAKKMVADGAKIIDVGGESTRPGYERISDEDEIRRIVPVIQALLAEVPAIISVDTYKANVARAAIEAGAHIINDIWGAKSEPEIAQVAAQLKVPIILMHNRENQDYGTDFWATAKADLEESIAIAKKAGVPDTHIILDPGIGFAKTTVQNIEMMQHLDDLVVMGYPVLLATSRKSMIGNVLNLPVEQRLEGTTATVVYGIEKGCHMIRVHDVKEMVRATYMTDVLVGKRLYEEEA; encoded by the coding sequence ATGTTAGAAAAATATAAAACTCCGTTAACGATTAACGGAATTACTTTAGACTATACTAGCGAAACGTTTGTCATGGGAATTTTAAATGTCACGCCTGACTCTTTTTCAGATGGAGGTAAATACAATAACGTCGAAGCAGCCGTTGCGCAAGCGAAAAAGATGGTAGCTGATGGCGCTAAAATTATTGATGTTGGTGGTGAATCCACACGACCTGGCTATGAGCGTATTTCCGATGAAGATGAAATTAGACGCATTGTACCTGTTATTCAAGCGCTGCTTGCTGAAGTACCAGCAATTATTTCGGTGGATACGTATAAAGCAAATGTAGCACGTGCAGCGATTGAAGCAGGCGCCCATATCATTAACGATATTTGGGGTGCAAAGTCAGAGCCAGAGATTGCGCAAGTTGCAGCACAACTAAAAGTGCCTATCATTCTAATGCATAACCGTGAAAATCAGGACTATGGTACAGATTTTTGGGCAACGGCAAAGGCTGACTTAGAAGAAAGTATTGCGATTGCCAAGAAGGCAGGTGTACCCGATACTCACATTATTTTAGATCCAGGCATCGGCTTTGCAAAAACGACAGTTCAAAATATTGAAATGATGCAACATTTAGATGATTTAGTAGTAATGGGATATCCGGTGCTACTGGCAACATCACGTAAGTCAATGATTGGCAATGTGCTGAATCTGCCAGTTGAGCAGCGTTTGGAAGGTACCACTGCAACAGTTGTATATGGCATTGAAAAGGGTTGTCATATGATCCGCGTGCACGATGTGAAGGAAATGGTTCGTGCTACGTATATGACGGACGTGTTAGTTGGTAAACGATTATACGAGGAGGAAGCTTAA
- the pabC gene encoding aminodeoxychorismate lyase — protein sequence MQCWMNGNYIAAEDLRISPFDHGFLYGLGFFETFRTYNGKVLCWEAHIERLQAALAQYRIYMSYTEDDLLAVIEQLNVQAGGQDGYFRINVSAGDHGIGLQPTKYMEPNVIVFRKELLDTPRGKEKSAQWLETRRNTPERGIRVKSHHYGNNVLGRFEMPSLAEQEGFFLTEAGYVAEGVTSNVFWVKNDILYTPSLETGILPGVTRAWVIERARSLGIEVQLGLFTKEDTEQSSECFITNSVQELVPIRALENVQLLGNKGPIYLRLHETFVKEMEQG from the coding sequence ATGCAGTGCTGGATGAATGGAAATTATATAGCAGCGGAGGATTTACGAATTTCTCCATTTGATCACGGTTTTTTATATGGGCTTGGTTTTTTTGAAACGTTTCGAACATACAACGGGAAGGTGCTATGTTGGGAGGCGCATATAGAAAGGTTACAAGCGGCTCTTGCCCAATACCGTATATACATGTCCTACACAGAGGATGACTTACTCGCGGTGATTGAGCAATTGAATGTTCAGGCTGGCGGACAAGATGGATATTTTCGTATAAATGTATCAGCTGGAGATCATGGTATTGGTTTACAGCCGACAAAATATATGGAGCCGAATGTAATCGTTTTTCGCAAGGAGTTACTGGATACGCCTCGTGGAAAGGAAAAATCAGCGCAGTGGTTAGAAACACGTCGTAATACGCCTGAACGTGGTATTCGCGTCAAGTCACATCATTACGGCAATAATGTTTTAGGGCGCTTTGAAATGCCGTCATTGGCGGAACAAGAGGGTTTCTTTTTAACGGAGGCTGGCTATGTGGCTGAAGGTGTAACATCAAATGTTTTTTGGGTGAAAAATGATATACTATATACGCCCTCCTTAGAGACAGGCATTTTACCTGGGGTTACACGGGCATGGGTTATAGAGCGAGCACGATCTCTCGGTATTGAAGTGCAGCTAGGGCTTTTTACGAAAGAGGATACAGAGCAAAGTTCTGAATGCTTTATTACAAATTCCGTGCAAGAACTTGTTCCAATTCGTGCATTAGAGAATGTGCAGCTACTTGGCAACAAAGGACCTATTTATTTACGTTTACATGAAACGTTTGTGAAGGAAATGGAACAAGGATAA
- the pabA gene encoding aminodeoxychorismate/anthranilate synthase component II: protein MILMIDNYDSFTYNLVQYFGEFGHELIVKRNDMLTVEDIEQLAPDMIVISPGPCSPNEAGESLNIINYFAGNIPILGVCLGHQAIAQVFGGNVIRAERLMHGKTSPVLHAEIGLHTGMPNPFQATRYHSLLVEKESLPECFEVTAWTTEGEIMGIRHKDYPIEGVQYHPESIMTEQGKKLLRHFIELYVEGVK, encoded by the coding sequence ATGATTTTAATGATTGATAACTATGATTCTTTTACGTATAACCTTGTACAGTATTTTGGCGAGTTTGGACATGAACTGATTGTGAAGCGGAATGATATGTTAACGGTGGAAGATATCGAACAACTTGCACCTGATATGATCGTTATATCGCCGGGGCCGTGTAGTCCAAATGAGGCGGGAGAAAGTTTAAATATTATCAACTATTTCGCGGGAAATATTCCGATTTTAGGGGTTTGCCTTGGTCATCAAGCGATTGCACAGGTTTTTGGTGGCAATGTTATTCGTGCTGAGCGATTAATGCATGGCAAGACATCTCCTGTGTTGCATGCTGAAATTGGCCTACATACAGGTATGCCGAATCCGTTCCAAGCAACTCGTTATCACTCGCTTCTTGTAGAGAAAGAATCATTACCAGAATGCTTTGAAGTGACAGCGTGGACAACAGAAGGTGAGATTATGGGTATTCGTCATAAGGACTACCCAATTGAAGGGGTTCAATATCATCCCGAGTCTATTATGACCGAGCAAGGTAAAAAACTGCTGCGTCATTTTATAGAATTGTACGTAGAGGGAGTAAAATAA
- a CDS encoding anthranilate synthase component I family protein — MDADAFFYSYKRQTEEEQAHVFLESGRGGHFNIAAWQPLATAQSVEEGLHVRWRNGDSEILYGEPLALLEELVARYQIPYNAELPVFQGGAIGFVSYDYARKIEVLPEIAADDLSVPDIYFYIFDCWAVHDVNTDIVTLMKLEGCEVNLEERAHAWQVAALEGFTTRKFEQASAVEIVNDESELLVSFAGTDFEAAVSKIQTYIAQGDVFQVNLSVRQSKKLNASAMDVYEALRAFNPSPYMAYIEAKDFSIVSGSPELLVKRHGNELSTRPIAGTRPRGKSQEEDLALAQELIDNEKERAEHVMLVDLERNDLGRVSAYGTVEVDEFMVIERYSHVMHIVSNVRGEIAVGKTNADVVRAMFPGGTITGAPKIRTMEIIEELEPVRRGLYTGSIGWLGYTGDMEFNIVIRTAFIQDGVAHIQAGAGIVIDSIPEREYQESLNKAKAMWQAKAMAEERAK, encoded by the coding sequence ATGGATGCAGACGCATTTTTTTATAGTTATAAAAGGCAAACAGAAGAAGAACAGGCACATGTTTTTTTAGAAAGTGGGCGTGGGGGACATTTTAACATCGCTGCTTGGCAGCCATTAGCAACAGCGCAATCGGTTGAGGAGGGCTTACATGTAAGGTGGAGAAATGGGGATAGTGAAATCTTATACGGTGAACCACTTGCTTTACTGGAAGAATTAGTAGCAAGATATCAAATTCCTTATAATGCTGAGCTTCCTGTTTTTCAGGGTGGCGCGATTGGCTTTGTGTCTTATGATTATGCACGCAAAATTGAAGTGTTGCCCGAGATAGCGGCGGATGATTTGTCTGTGCCAGACATTTATTTTTATATTTTTGACTGCTGGGCAGTACATGATGTAAATACAGATATTGTTACGCTTATGAAGCTAGAAGGCTGTGAAGTGAATTTGGAGGAACGTGCACATGCATGGCAGGTAGCGGCACTGGAAGGTTTTACTACACGCAAATTCGAACAGGCAAGTGCAGTAGAGATTGTCAACGATGAAAGTGAATTACTCGTGTCTTTTGCAGGGACTGATTTTGAAGCGGCAGTAAGTAAAATCCAAACATACATCGCGCAAGGGGATGTATTTCAGGTGAATTTGTCTGTACGTCAATCCAAAAAATTAAATGCTTCAGCTATGGATGTATATGAGGCATTACGTGCATTTAATCCTTCCCCTTATATGGCTTACATTGAAGCGAAAGATTTTTCTATCGTATCTGGTTCGCCAGAGCTCTTAGTGAAACGCCACGGAAATGAATTATCAACGCGCCCAATAGCAGGGACGCGCCCAAGAGGAAAATCACAAGAAGAAGACTTAGCATTAGCACAGGAATTAATTGATAACGAGAAGGAACGAGCTGAGCATGTAATGCTTGTTGATTTGGAACGTAATGATTTAGGACGAGTGTCGGCGTACGGTACTGTTGAGGTAGATGAATTTATGGTTATTGAACGCTATTCGCATGTTATGCATATTGTTTCCAATGTACGGGGTGAAATTGCTGTTGGCAAGACCAATGCCGATGTGGTACGTGCAATGTTCCCAGGTGGTACTATCACTGGAGCACCTAAAATTCGGACGATGGAGATTATTGAGGAACTAGAGCCGGTGCGCCGAGGGTTATATACAGGCTCGATTGGCTGGTTAGGCTATACAGGTGACATGGAGTTTAATATTGTTATACGAACAGCATTTATCCAAGATGGAGTAGCCCATATTCAAGCAGGTGCAGGTATTGTTATTGATTCCATACCAGAAAGGGAGTACCAAGAGTCCTTAAATAAAGCGAAAGCGATGTGGCAGGCAAAGGCGATGGCAGAGGAGCGAGCAAAATGA
- the cysK gene encoding cysteine synthase A: MSKLANSVAELVGKTPIVKLNHATSENEGTVYVKLEYFNPGSSVKDRLALAMIEAAEKDGTLKPGGTIIEPTSGNTGIGLAMIAAAKGYKAILVMPETMSLERRNLLRAYGADLVLTPGPAGMKGAIAKAEELSAEHGYFLPQQFTNPANAIVHRLTTGPEIVEAFEGLTLDAFVAGVGTGGTITGAGGVLKENYPEIEIIAVEPKDSPVLSGGQPGPHKIQGIGAGFVPAVLDTDVYSSVFPVENEIAFDVARKVAREEGILCGISSGAAIYAAIETAKRLGKGSNVLAIVPSNGERYLSTPLYQFED; this comes from the coding sequence ATGAGTAAATTAGCAAATTCAGTAGCTGAATTAGTTGGTAAAACGCCAATCGTAAAATTAAACCATGCAACAAGTGAAAATGAAGGTACAGTATACGTAAAATTAGAATATTTTAACCCAGGTAGTTCAGTAAAAGACCGTTTAGCATTAGCGATGATCGAAGCAGCTGAAAAAGATGGTACTTTAAAACCAGGTGGCACAATTATTGAACCAACTTCGGGTAATACAGGGATTGGTTTAGCGATGATTGCTGCGGCAAAAGGCTATAAAGCGATTCTTGTAATGCCAGAAACGATGAGCTTAGAGCGTCGTAATTTATTGCGTGCTTATGGTGCAGACCTTGTGTTAACACCAGGGCCAGCAGGTATGAAAGGTGCGATTGCAAAAGCAGAAGAACTATCTGCTGAGCATGGCTACTTCCTCCCTCAACAATTTACAAACCCAGCAAATGCAATTGTTCACCGTTTAACAACAGGTCCTGAAATCGTAGAAGCATTTGAAGGTTTAACATTGGATGCTTTTGTAGCAGGTGTCGGTACAGGTGGTACAATCACAGGTGCTGGTGGTGTATTAAAAGAGAACTACCCAGAAATCGAAATTATCGCCGTTGAGCCAAAAGATTCTCCAGTGTTATCAGGTGGTCAACCAGGTCCACATAAAATCCAAGGTATTGGTGCTGGTTTTGTACCAGCAGTATTAGATACAGATGTTTATTCATCTGTATTCCCTGTAGAAAACGAAATTGCATTTGATGTAGCTCGTAAAGTAGCTCGTGAAGAAGGTATCTTATGTGGCATTTCTTCAGGCGCAGCTATCTACGCTGCTATTGAAACAGCTAAACGTTTAGGAAAAGGCTCGAACGTTCTTGCAATCGTCCCTTCAAACGGTGAACGTTATCTATCAACTCCTTTATATCAATTCGAAGACTAA
- a CDS encoding peptidyl-prolyl cis-trans isomerase has product MSSTRNRRPLASTNQTPLSQRRLKTKPVLVVLAILLLGNLLWFIAWLIPNKAQEIGSDEQVAAIDGDDITRQEWMIAMEERYGKETLQNLVNESVMEKAAKKYKIKVSDKEIDLELALMRSAQDKFDTAMQNLSADQLRQKIRSQLILDKVLTKDMDIKEDGIEKYYEENKALYNIETSYRTKFIEVASKKAAEEASSELKNGSDFSVLAREISVDSASASLGGDIGFLTEKQEDIDPSILKTAKALSAKEVSKAFKLDNGHYAIVQVQEVIEGQSFTYDDVKEHIERELALEQLPQSVTPEAFWSEFKATWYYGEEKK; this is encoded by the coding sequence ATGAGCTCAACGCGTAATCGACGGCCTCTAGCATCTACCAACCAAACGCCCTTATCGCAACGACGCTTAAAGACGAAACCGGTTTTAGTAGTACTAGCTATTTTGTTATTAGGAAATCTATTATGGTTTATTGCTTGGTTAATTCCCAATAAAGCACAGGAAATTGGTAGCGACGAACAAGTCGCTGCCATTGATGGTGATGATATAACTCGCCAAGAGTGGATGATTGCTATGGAAGAACGTTATGGCAAAGAGACATTACAAAACTTAGTCAATGAATCTGTAATGGAAAAGGCGGCTAAAAAATACAAAATTAAAGTATCTGATAAAGAAATTGATTTAGAGCTTGCTTTAATGCGGTCAGCGCAAGATAAATTTGATACGGCAATGCAAAATCTCTCTGCAGATCAACTACGACAAAAAATACGTTCACAGCTAATATTAGATAAGGTACTTACAAAAGATATGGACATTAAAGAAGATGGTATAGAAAAATACTACGAGGAAAATAAGGCTCTTTACAATATTGAAACAAGCTATCGTACAAAGTTTATTGAAGTAGCATCCAAAAAAGCAGCTGAAGAAGCATCAAGTGAACTTAAAAATGGTTCTGATTTTTCAGTGTTAGCACGTGAAATTTCAGTTGATAGTGCGTCCGCTAGTTTGGGTGGAGATATTGGCTTCCTGACAGAAAAACAGGAAGATATCGATCCTTCAATACTGAAGACAGCTAAGGCGTTATCAGCAAAAGAGGTTAGTAAGGCTTTCAAGTTAGATAATGGTCATTATGCGATTGTGCAAGTTCAAGAAGTAATAGAAGGTCAATCCTTTACATATGACGATGTGAAAGAACATATTGAACGTGAGCTTGCACTGGAGCAATTGCCACAATCCGTGACACCAGAAGCATTTTGGTCAGAATTTAAAGCCACTTGGTATTACGGAGAAGAAAAGAAGTGA
- the hslO gene encoding Hsp33 family molecular chaperone HslO translates to MKDYLVRGLGFNGQVRVFAACTTATVGEAQRRHNTWPVVSAALGRSMTAGVMMGAMLKGEEKITIKIEGDGPIGPMVIDSNAKGEVRGFVTNSQVHFDLNEHGKLDVRAGVGTEGALTVVKDLGLRDMFSGQTPIVSGEIAEDFTYYFATSEQVPSSVGLGVLVNPDNTILAAGGFILQLMPGCEEETINEIEQHLATLEPVSKMIEKGYTPEQILEAVLGKDHVQILDSMPVEFKCQCSKERFGAAIIGLGSAEIQEMIEEDGEAEAQCHFCLETYHFSKEELEGFIDELNA, encoded by the coding sequence ATGAAAGATTATCTAGTAAGAGGTTTAGGGTTTAATGGGCAGGTGCGTGTATTTGCAGCCTGTACAACAGCAACGGTAGGAGAGGCTCAACGTCGTCATAATACATGGCCGGTCGTGTCTGCGGCACTTGGACGTTCCATGACAGCGGGTGTAATGATGGGAGCCATGCTGAAAGGTGAAGAAAAAATCACCATTAAAATTGAAGGTGATGGTCCAATCGGTCCTATGGTAATTGATAGTAATGCTAAGGGTGAAGTTCGTGGCTTTGTGACGAATTCTCAAGTGCATTTTGATTTAAACGAGCATGGTAAGTTAGACGTGCGTGCAGGTGTTGGGACAGAAGGTGCATTAACGGTTGTAAAAGATCTTGGCTTACGCGATATGTTCTCTGGACAAACGCCAATCGTGTCAGGAGAAATTGCAGAAGACTTTACTTACTATTTTGCTACTTCTGAACAGGTGCCATCATCAGTAGGCTTAGGTGTATTAGTAAATCCAGATAACACAATTCTTGCAGCAGGTGGTTTTATTCTTCAACTAATGCCAGGCTGTGAAGAAGAAACAATAAATGAAATCGAACAGCATCTAGCGACCTTAGAACCGGTTTCAAAAATGATTGAAAAAGGCTATACACCAGAACAAATTTTAGAAGCAGTTTTAGGGAAAGATCATGTCCAAATTTTAGATTCAATGCCGGTTGAATTTAAGTGTCAATGTTCAAAAGAGCGATTTGGTGCAGCTATTATAGGATTAGGGTCAGCAGAAATTCAAGAAATGATTGAAGAAGATGGTGAAGCAGAAGCGCAATGTCATTTCTGTTTAGAAACATATCATTTTTCAAAAGAAGAGCTAGAAGGGTTTATCGATGAGCTCAACGCGTAA